A single Microtus ochrogaster isolate Prairie Vole_2 linkage group LG3, MicOch1.0, whole genome shotgun sequence DNA region contains:
- the LOC102001106 gene encoding zinc finger protein OZF-like isoform X2 encodes MYEPDLHRIQVIERFCDYEHSSECAKTHQQIPKNVVNAHEHPAIIVYESSIYAKDISDHSSSHMIIQSQTEEKPYVCQEHVEKAIKQESSQEDFLYSESFQTLESAPARENICESKPSNESFSNPSSHQDYGGTCTGDEQRECKQFEKTLKEKSCVQTLERIHTGERPLACKKCGETFIHSSHLTRHQRIHSREKTYSCRHCGETFMYSLARQNHEKTHKKEQHYICKHCGKACIHAYHLLQHERRHTREKRYACNQCGKAFRRSSNLHKHERIHSREKLYACKQCGKSFISAGHCYNHERIHTAEKTYVCQECGKAFMFSSYLRKHERIHTGEKPYTCKYCGKTFTHSSANYRHEKTHTKEKPYVCVECGQAFPFSTSLQIHERTHTTREKFYKCNPCGKEFVYFSYLQRHERSHSEKKPSG; translated from the exons ATGTATGAACCTGATCTCCATAG aattCAGGTCATTGAGCGATTCTGTGACTATGAACACAGTAGTGAATGTGCAAAGACCCACCAACAGATACCCAAGAATGTTGTTAATGCACACGAGCATCCTGCAATCATAGTTTATGAAAGCAGCATCTATGCAAAAGACATCAGTGATCACTCATCCTCCCATATGATCATTCAAAGTCAAACTGAAGAGAAACCATATGTGTGTCAGGAACATGTGGAGAAGGCTATTAAACAGGAGTCGAGTCAGgaagattttctttattctgaGTCCTTTCAAACACTGGAGAGTGCTCCTGCTAGAGAGAACATATGTGAAAGTAAGCCATCTAATGAATCTTTTAGTAATCCCAGTTCTCATCAAGATTATGGGGGAACTTGCACTGGAGATGAGCAACGTGAATGTAAGCAATTTGAGAAGACCTTGAAGGAAAAAAGTTGTGTTCAAACATTGGAAAGGATCCATACTGGAGAAAGACCATTGGCGTGTAAGAAATGTGGTGAAACCTTCATTCACTCCAGTCACTTGACAAGACATCAGAGAATTCACTCAAGAGAGAAAACTTACTCTTGTAGACATTGTGGTGAAACCTTCATGTATTCCCTGGCCCGTCAAAATCAtgaaaaaactcacaaaaaagaGCAACATTATATATGTAAACATTGTGGGAAAGCATGTATTCATGCTTACCATCTTCTCCAGCATGAAAGACGCCACACTCGCGAGAAACGGTATGCATGTAATCAATGTGGCAAAGCATTCAGACGGTCCTCAAACCTTCACaaacatgaaagaattcacaGCAGAGAGAAACTCTATGCATGTAAACAATGTGGAAAATCCTTCATCAGTGCGGGCCACTGTTACAAccatgaaagaattcacactgcAGAGAAAACCTATGTTTGCCAAGAGTGTGGGAAAGCATTTATGTTTTCCTCATACCTTCgaaaacatgaaagaattcacactggagagaaaccctatacaTGTAAATATTGTGGAAAAACCTTCACCCATTCCAGTGCTAATTACAGGCATGAGAAAACACACACTAAAGAGAAgccatatgtatgtgtggagtgTGGGCAAGCATTCCCTTTTTCCACATCCCTCCAAATACATGAAAGAACTCACACTACTAGAGAGAAATTCTACAAGTGTAATCCATGTGGGAAAGAGTTTGTGTATTTCTCATACCTTCAAAGACATGAAAGATCTCACAGTGAAAAGAAACCCAGTGGGTAG
- the LOC102001106 gene encoding zinc finger protein OZF-like isoform X1, with product MEPVSFDDVAVKFTLGEWVLLDSSQRELYRDVMVETCMNLISIEEENIDVDCQELQRNLRIQVIERFCDYEHSSECAKTHQQIPKNVVNAHEHPAIIVYESSIYAKDISDHSSSHMIIQSQTEEKPYVCQEHVEKAIKQESSQEDFLYSESFQTLESAPARENICESKPSNESFSNPSSHQDYGGTCTGDEQRECKQFEKTLKEKSCVQTLERIHTGERPLACKKCGETFIHSSHLTRHQRIHSREKTYSCRHCGETFMYSLARQNHEKTHKKEQHYICKHCGKACIHAYHLLQHERRHTREKRYACNQCGKAFRRSSNLHKHERIHSREKLYACKQCGKSFISAGHCYNHERIHTAEKTYVCQECGKAFMFSSYLRKHERIHTGEKPYTCKYCGKTFTHSSANYRHEKTHTKEKPYVCVECGQAFPFSTSLQIHERTHTTREKFYKCNPCGKEFVYFSYLQRHERSHSEKKPSG from the exons atg GAGCCAGTGAGCTTTGACGATGTGGCTGTGAAGTTCACCCTAGGAGAGTGGGTTCTGTTGGATTCTAGTCAAAGGGAGCTCTACAGAGATGTGATGGTGGAAACATGTATGAACCTGATCTCCATAG aggaagaaaatattgATGTGGACTGCCAAGAACTCCAAAGAAACCTGAG aattCAGGTCATTGAGCGATTCTGTGACTATGAACACAGTAGTGAATGTGCAAAGACCCACCAACAGATACCCAAGAATGTTGTTAATGCACACGAGCATCCTGCAATCATAGTTTATGAAAGCAGCATCTATGCAAAAGACATCAGTGATCACTCATCCTCCCATATGATCATTCAAAGTCAAACTGAAGAGAAACCATATGTGTGTCAGGAACATGTGGAGAAGGCTATTAAACAGGAGTCGAGTCAGgaagattttctttattctgaGTCCTTTCAAACACTGGAGAGTGCTCCTGCTAGAGAGAACATATGTGAAAGTAAGCCATCTAATGAATCTTTTAGTAATCCCAGTTCTCATCAAGATTATGGGGGAACTTGCACTGGAGATGAGCAACGTGAATGTAAGCAATTTGAGAAGACCTTGAAGGAAAAAAGTTGTGTTCAAACATTGGAAAGGATCCATACTGGAGAAAGACCATTGGCGTGTAAGAAATGTGGTGAAACCTTCATTCACTCCAGTCACTTGACAAGACATCAGAGAATTCACTCAAGAGAGAAAACTTACTCTTGTAGACATTGTGGTGAAACCTTCATGTATTCCCTGGCCCGTCAAAATCAtgaaaaaactcacaaaaaagaGCAACATTATATATGTAAACATTGTGGGAAAGCATGTATTCATGCTTACCATCTTCTCCAGCATGAAAGACGCCACACTCGCGAGAAACGGTATGCATGTAATCAATGTGGCAAAGCATTCAGACGGTCCTCAAACCTTCACaaacatgaaagaattcacaGCAGAGAGAAACTCTATGCATGTAAACAATGTGGAAAATCCTTCATCAGTGCGGGCCACTGTTACAAccatgaaagaattcacactgcAGAGAAAACCTATGTTTGCCAAGAGTGTGGGAAAGCATTTATGTTTTCCTCATACCTTCgaaaacatgaaagaattcacactggagagaaaccctatacaTGTAAATATTGTGGAAAAACCTTCACCCATTCCAGTGCTAATTACAGGCATGAGAAAACACACACTAAAGAGAAgccatatgtatgtgtggagtgTGGGCAAGCATTCCCTTTTTCCACATCCCTCCAAATACATGAAAGAACTCACACTACTAGAGAGAAATTCTACAAGTGTAATCCATGTGGGAAAGAGTTTGTGTATTTCTCATACCTTCAAAGACATGAAAGATCTCACAGTGAAAAGAAACCCAGTGGGTAG